The DNA segment CAGGGTCATGTCTGTCTGGTGGGGTGTAGCAGAGGACCTCCTAAAGCCACTTTGTGTTTGGAGAAACTATAATGAAGAACCACAGCTTGGAGAGCATGGGCCTTTAGCCAGGCTATAAAGCCCTCTTGCTTTTGAAGTGGGTTTTACATGCTGTAGGTTTGAAGTGGGAATTACACGCTGTAGTTATGGAGGAATGTCATGGGATGTTATTTATTTGGGCAGCGCGTGCCACTCTTGCTacaaagagagacagaaaaccTAAAAAGTTGGGTTGGAGATACATTTTGTGGTCCCTCTGATTTGTCCTTCCTCCTGCTTGTAGGTTAGTCTTAGAAATAGTGCAGTCAGCCTTTCCCATTCATTCTTAAAATGGATAATGTGCTGCAAAACCCAACACATCTGCCTATTTTTGTCTTATATTTGACCATGAATGATGCTGATTTATTAGTAGCTTTCTGAACTTGTGttgtaaattatttcatcaATTTCTTAGATTCTGAGATGTTGTAGTTATCAAAATACCTCTCTCATGTGatggattttctccttcctgagaAAGAGGTGAAGTTATTTTGTGTGATGAAGTTGAGGACTTTTGTAGCTGTTGCTACTTGATGGttggcagaaaataaatccaatGGTGATTAAAACATGAATTACATATTCTTAGAAAGCAGATACATGGTATGTAAGAGAATCCTTCTCAGTTAGATGACTGTGTCCATTAACCTGTCCTGTATATTGTTTCCTTGTAATGTAAAACAATTGCAGACTTGGAGTGTTAAGTTGTATATATATTGAACTTAAGACCTGAGGAGTTGTACAGTGTTTTTCTCACTGATGGGAACAGTAGCAGTGGTGGTGTTATTCTGTGAAATATGCGAGTTCTGTTGTTGAGATTGCAAACCTAGAATATTGTTTGTTCTTCACTGTCATATTGAAGAAAtatcctggggttttttgtgttagGTGTATTGTAGTTGTTTTATGAAGAGGGAGTATCTCAGCCAGTACAATATGTGTTGCCCCTTGAGGTCATCACAGAAGGTACAAGACATTGATGCTATGGGGATTTGactgtgcttttaattttctaaatgcTTTGAAGTGATTTACTGTGTGTAGTAATAACTGTTTATTTGCTCACGTAGATAATGGAGAGTTTCTCCAGGCTTTGTCAAGACAACTTGTCTTACAGACAACTACTTTGTCAACTAAAACTGATGGCAATGAAGGCAAGCCTGAACACCTAGAGTACATTGCCTTTGCCTTGGTTCCTGTGTTTTTCATCATGGGTCTCCTGGGGATCCTCATCTGTCATGTCCTTAAGAAAAAAGGATATCGGTGTACAACAGAGGCTGAGCaagtagaagaagaaaaacttgaTGAAAAAATAGGTAATCAACGAGTCTAACACTTGACTTCTTATTTTGGTATATTGAAATTACTATAATTAATTGTGTTTCAATTTCCTCTGCAAGTTATTTTAACACCAATATTGAGTTTTCAGAGGGATCAAAGTATCCAGTTggtttattgtttgtttttgttgttggactttttggttgttttttttttttttttttttttttttttgttgcaacTATACACTGCCACTGGAGTTGCGAGATTGCTTTTCTGCATTCCACATGCTGTTAAGAACAAAGTACTACTGTAGGTAATTCTGTCTGAGGAGTGACAAAAAGCTGCCTTTCAAAGcctaaaaatctttcttttatcTTCAGCAATTTTCATTTGTTCCTGTTGTGCTATCATTCTCATCCTCCCTTTCCTAAAACTGATCTTTTGAACCGATCACCttcatttgatttttaagtgcttaaatctttttcttaaagataCCCTTATTTTTGTTCCAATGTTTGTTCaattgtgctcttttttttttaacggtGCCTTACTCCCATCTTCTTTCACTTgaataaaaatgcaacaaatCAACACAAAAAAGCTCAAGAAAAGAGTATTATCATTTGGGCTGCAGTAACCCACTATAGCATTTGGCTGAGAAACTACAAGGGTCAAATTACTTGTAAATACTTTGGGCCTCTTTCTCCCAGATACCTGCTGCCAGGAGGCCCATACTGAGCGCAGGCTGCAGAGGCTCCGTGTAACCAGAGCCCTGCGGTGGGGTAATGATGCCTCGGTGTCTGCTTGAGCAGTGACTGCCTGTGGGGTGTACACAGCCCTTTGGGATGTCTGATCTGTTTCTTCACCTGAGTGGTAACAGCCAGGGGAATGGTGATGAAAGGGGAACAGCTTTTTAGGTCTTAGTTTGGGGTGGTAGCTGTGTCAAAGTTGCATTGCAAAGTTGCAGGTATTAGGCTGCAGATGAAGGGTGGGTGCAGAGATGGGAGAGCTCCtattttaatacttaaaaacaaatttagGGTCTGTCCTATCAAACCTGCCTCAATCCTATGATTagggttttttcttaaatatttattttctttataaaccTTGTCATAATGATTATCAGGGAAGGGCAGAGTTGTGCCTCTCAGTTTCTTTCCCCAGTCTTTGCCTTCTAAAGTTATTCTGGGCAAGCTTCCAGAATTGTTAATGGGTCCAATAGATTCTGAACTTGTAAGTGTAGTCTTGAAGTTTCTTTCTTAAATCTCTTGCTCCAGTAGTCAtatgagaatatttttaaattaaaaaatcaaatgttaTGTCCTTGTAGCTGTGGTGAAAAGCTTAAACTGAATCTGTCTTGTATTAGAAGATATTTACGtacatatacatatttaaaatagtCACTTGAAACAgtttaatgatttttttgtttgtgtgtgttccTCCCTGTGTTTAATATTAGAAATGTTGCTTTCTTGTTTATCCCTACAAGCTAGAGAAGGAATTTAGACATATGCTTGTGAAAATACTGAGGTTTTTTATGTCTTAGATGTCTTAGATCAATGTTAGGTTCTATGTGCTGTAAGatagtgtttgttttttccagcataAGGACTCAAAAGTCTCCTCTACTTTCTCTCAAAAGTAACAACTTTTTAAATGTAACTTTTTCTGgagtgtgttttgttttggcttttttttttttttttgttgtttgtttgtttgtttttttgtttgttttttgttttaaaataaatcgATTCTTGATTTGGAAGGCTGAGATACTgacaatatatttatttccttgcACAGAAATGAATGACACTATACATGAGAATAGCGACACTGTGGGACAAATTGTTAACTACATTATGAAAAATGAAGGTATAGTATTGTGATACTGAGACTGAGTCTTTATGATGGTGTTCTGTAGCAAATATgtttttttggattttctgAAGTATGGATTGTTCATGTGTTTTGTGTAACTGTTTTGTACATCCTTAACTCTTGGAGATTGCCTTCAAAAGGCAGTAGCTTCAAATGGAAAGTCTATTGCTtacctgaaaattatttattattatttattaatacgTAGTATGGTAAGTTTGGttcatgcctttttttaaatattttaattatctgagtgtttgattttcattttttttcaatttttttttttttttttggttcctcTTTTTGTGAAGTAAAAGCTAAAGGTTGTTTTGGCCAGGTTAAACTTGACTTGAAATACTGTATATTTGTATAATTGAGACTACAGGGTAGACCAGTGCTAACACTGAATTTTGAACATGGTATCTTCATGTGCACTGTGAGCAGCAGAAAGGATAAAgagatgatttaaaaataaacgTTGAAGTAGCCCATGGAAGAGTTGGTCAGTTCAGAATGTATTTGCCCAGTAGAATAAACATTCAGGAAACTAGTGCATGGGTCtttagctttttaattttacacTTCCATAAATTGAAGTTCTGTTAATCACTGGAttcctttgctgcttctgaGTGAAGACTAATCCTCTGGAAAAGCTGTCTTTTAGGGTTGGatttgttgtattttgttttttccccttaactCTTTTGAGCTTGTGTGGTTTTCCCTAAGGTTAGCATTAGGTACCCCATATGCTTTGGTATTTTTAGATATGTGAGCAATTGGTAGTTTTTGGCTGataatttgcattttgtaaGGCTCGCTTAAGTGGTGTTTTTAATCTTGCATTGCTTTGTTCCATATAAGATGATCCTGTGGTGAaatggatattttaaaatttgcagaGATCTTGCTTGGGTGTGTTGTGCAGGTGGCTATGTTATATGGCTTGCATTGGTGCAAAACTTTGAGTACAGTATGAACTGTAATTTTAGTAGCTCATGTTAAGACAATCCTAtagaattaacattttttttctttcatgcttttttgGAGTTAGACACAATGCAGTCATCTTTCTATAATATGAAATTTCTTTGAGGACCTTTAGTTCTGCTGTTTGTGTTTCTAAAGTTAGAGCTGTACACTTTTGAAGAATTCTATTTCTTCTCATTGCAGCAAATGCTGATGTGTTAAAGGCCATGGTAGCAGATAGCAGTGTCTTTGAACCTGAAAGGTAATTACTCATCTATAATGCATGCTTCCTGAGACAACTAAAAATGTAGCCTTTCAAAGGGTTTTATTTCCTCAGTTACCAGCTAAGAAGATAATACTTTAATTTCCTTGTGGTGTCACTGGGTGACTGTATTAATGTATTCCTTGGGCTGATAACTGGCTCTTCTGGCTGTGTCCTAGGTATGTAGCACAGATAAATTGTTTCTTGGGCTAAAGATTTACAGAGGCTGCAAATATTTTAGGGTGAAGTTACTTACAGATTGGCTTAGTCCAAAGCTACTCTGACAGtgcttgtttaatttttatgggTGCTAGCTTAAAAGCAGACATATCTTTCTGTGTCTcctctgggtttattttttttctttattggtGTGGTAATAATGTACATTATTTGACCTACCTCTTATTTTGTTTGACTACTCACCTATTTAGAGAATTATATAAAGTAGTCCAGCCCTTGACCTGCAGATGCATCATGTGTGTAAAAGTACTTATATCCATACATAAGTATCTTTACATAATATCTTTATTCCTTTGTATACTCTTCATGTGATCCTGTGTTCATATTCAAGGCAGAAAAGATGAAGGCTTGAGTAATACTGCTAATAAAAGAAGTGGAagtatataattttattaaaacaaacagtTGAATATACAACCACTTATATCCTGTTTTAACAGTGAGAGGCTTTGTTATTGGATTCCTTTCCTaagttcaatttttttcatcttcaagtgtggaaattatttttcaacttCTGTGGTGCAGCAGGAatatttgtttgaatttttaattcaatCTTTTTGTGTGGGGATGTGTGATATTATATTGAGCGTTTTAGAATATTGTTTCAGTGGTGAATTGCAATACAAAAATAAGGGAAGGCAAAACATGGTTTGCACTTATGTAATTTCCAACAGATACTCCTAAAACTTTAGTAGCTCAGATGCAAGTCCTGTCTGAGTTTGGGGCACTGCGAAATGCTTCCTAATCTAAGCAATAGTAATGGCTAAGTGAAATCTGCACTTCTGTCAAAGCCACTAGTTCCTGTCTTTACTTTAGATGaacacattttatttcccttatACCATTCTCTTACTTGTTTGAAAACCATTAAGTGTCTCCTgtcagtatttttgttttgaaaataaacatccAAGTAACTCCAGTCTCTTAATGGCATGTTTTATATCTTCAATTAgttctttctgttctcctttGGAGTCTCTGCAGtttattagtatttttcttgaaatcagATTTCTAAAACTAGATGGAAACTTCATCTGAGGCATGATTAATGCTCATTAATGTAATTAGATTAACAGTTTACATGCCTGTTATTTCCCTGTGAAAGCTGTCCTTTTTAAGCAACAATATCATAAATCACTTTCCACTTGTTATCTTCACCTTTTTCTAAGAATTATCTGTCTGCTTGCTTTCCAATCTCAGTTCCTaaattttttctgctaaaagtACTGAAATTTTGTTGTCTGTACTGCAATACATCcaatttttaatatgtttgtgtgtgtgtgaatgtgcTCACATGCACGGTCTCCTCTGatcatctgcatttttttaacctCTACAGTTGCTATGGGTGACTGCAAATTTATTCTATTCCATTACCCAAGTAACTATTTAAAACATTGAATATCATCAGGACCAGAATAACCACATTTAGTAGGTCTTTCCAGTTTCATAGTAAGCTACTGATATGTAACTTTCTggtatgcctttttttttttttttttttttttttacaaggtgTGCTACTACAGTAACTTCACCTTCACTGCACTGAGCTCTTGCGTGCTTTAGGTGTTGCAAGACAGTGTTAAAGATGATTTCAAAGTCCAAAATACTTAAGCTATCTGCTTGTTTGAGAAGCAGATTAGATGGATTTGATTGCACATTTTTAGTGAACGCCTTTTGGTGGTTGTGCTGGTTAAAATCACACTTGAAGAAATAGGGAAAGTATTTCAAAATTGTTACAGTATCTTTAAGAACTCACAAAAGAGTATATTCCCTCAATACTGCTAAGAGGCAAACTATGTCTACCATGAAGAGAAAAGGAATCAAtacagcttttttaaaagtacctagaaagaaagaaagaaaaggttattttttcttttttaacaaacaGGACTTTAAATTTCCTTTATACTTCTTCCTACAGCCCTTTATCTCCTGGCTCTCCTGAGAGTCCAACGAGTCCAGGGTCTCCTTTGTCACCTGGTGCTGCTCCACTTAAACACACCTGCAAAGGCCATCACTTCCATACTGTTGGAGGAGTGATAGAAAAGGATGTTTGTACTCGGTGTAGCCACAAACGGTGGCACTTTATAAAGCCAGCTCACAAATCTAAAGAGCACAGAAGAAGTCGTCTGGGAGAAGTTACAGTCCTTTCTGTAGGAAGGTAAGACTTAGGTCATTTTCTTGTATACTTTGGGATGCTACTGTGGTCCATGTTGGATCAGATATTCATTGAGTCTACTCTGTTTATAGCATCAGTGATTGTGGTTTGTAATCATTCTACTATTAGACTGAAGttattttggaagaaataaatttaacttATTTTCCCCCTGGAATGATATAAATAGGTGGGCATTTACTGTGGGCATAAATATTGCTCTCTTGTTACTGGCTAAAAAGACATAAGGATCGCACACAAATACatttctgaagtatttctgaagtAAGTGTGAGCTACAGAAACTGTATCATTCTgtatcattatttttatttcctggctTACACTGTAGTTTCCTTAGAAAGTTACAATTTAAGAAGTAGTATGTGATCTGTGgattttactttaaaacttCTTCCTGAGAGAGTGTGATTCAGCAGTAGTGGGTAGTAAAGGTGCATGTAGGTAATGGGGAGGGAAGTGCAGTGAAGCTGGGTGTGTGTGGATGTCTGTCTGGGTCTTGGGACTGAAAATGTGTTCCTGTCCATACACCAGGTGCTGAGGACGATCCAACTTCATCTCTGGGGAAATAcaac comes from the Heliangelus exortis chromosome 4, bHelExo1.hap1, whole genome shotgun sequence genome and includes:
- the RELL1 gene encoding RELT-like protein 1, whose amino-acid sequence is MAPAATGGIPPTASSLGPTAAWPGNRSAPDNGEFLQALSRQLVLQTTTLSTKTDGNEGKPEHLEYIAFALVPVFFIMGLLGILICHVLKKKGYRCTTEAEQVEEEKLDEKIEMNDTIHENSDTVGQIVNYIMKNEANADVLKAMVADSSVFEPESPLSPGSPESPTSPGSPLSPGAAPLKHTCKGHHFHTVGGVIEKDVCTRCSHKRWHFIKPAHKSKEHRRSRLGEVTVLSVGRFRVTKVEHKSNSKERKSLMSLSGVESINGDMLSTPVKQEASESPAMPVKQEVKGRRSSQ